In the Anser cygnoides isolate HZ-2024a breed goose chromosome 27, Taihu_goose_T2T_genome, whole genome shotgun sequence genome, one interval contains:
- the LOC106048410 gene encoding 3-galactosyl-N-acetylglucosaminide 4-alpha-L-fucosyltransferase FUT3-like, protein MELMEGKKISWKKFLIFFLFSFVFSSCLFVSLHQFRTPKPEDHSSHLSTQMPLAENTSTPPKSEHRLTILLWSWPFGQHFNFRNCSELFGTPDCYFTVNRSWSQKADAVIMHHRDICWDTKRLAQIPRPPSQRWIWFNLESPSHSPNLGAMDNLFNLTMSYRRDSDIFSPYGDLQLLSQPQPFNIPSKTKMVAWVVSNWQVGSRRVKYYQELKKYIAVDVYGQHHLPLPRDKLLPTVSQYNFYLAFENSQHEDYITEKLWMNALSSGTVPVVLGPPRENYERFLPPDSFIHVDDFPSASDLARYLWELSRDTERYQHYFQWRKWLKPVVVTGWALQVCRACHFLQTTETRYQVVPDLSEWFV, encoded by the coding sequence ATGGAGCTCATGGAAGGGAAGAAGATCTCATGGAAGAAATTCctcatctttttcctcttcagcttCGTATTCAGCTCCTgcctctttgtttctcttcatcAGTTCAGGACTCCCAAGCCAGAAGATCACAGTTCCCATCTCTCTACTCAAATGCCTCTTGCTGAAAATACCAGCACCCCACCAAAGAGTGAGCACAGGCTGACCATCCTGCTGTGGAGTTGGCCCTTCGGGCAACACTTTAATTTCAGAAACTGCTCAGAGTTATTTGGCACACCAGACTGTTACTTCACGGTCAACCGCAGCTGGTCCCAAAAGGCAGATGCTGTGATTATGCATCACAGGGATATATGTTGGGACACAAAAAGACTGGCCCAGATCCCCAGACCCCCATCCCAGCGCTGGATCTGGTTCAACTTGGAGTCTCCAAGTCACTCTCCAAACTTAGGTGCCATGGACAACCTCTTCAACCTGACTATGTCATACCGAAGAGATTCAGACATCTTCAGCCCTTACGGGgacctgcagctcctcagccagccccagcccttcaACATCCCATCCAAGACCAAGATGGTAGCTTGGGTAGTGAGCAATTGGCAAGTAGGCTCCCGCCGGGTAAAGTACTACCAGGAGCTGAAGAAATACATCGCTGTGGATGTCTATGGGCAGCATCACTTGCCCCTGCCCAGGGACAAGCTTCTTCCCACTGTGTCCCAGTACAATTTCTACTTGGCCTTTGAGAACTCACAGCACGAAGACTACATCACTGAGAAGCTCTGGATGAACGCTTTGTCCTCTGGCACTGTCCCTGTTGTGCTGGGGCCGCCCCGAGAAAACTACGAGCGCTTCTTGCCCCCTGACTCCTTCATCCATGTCGATGACTTTCCCAGCGCCAGTGACCTGGCACGGTACCTGTGGGAGCTGAGCAGGGACACTGAGCGATACCAGCACTACTTTCAGTGGCGCAAGTGGCTGAAGCCTGTGGTGGTGACCGGCTGGGCCCTGCAGGTCTGCAGAGCCTGTCACTTCCTGCAGACAACAGAGACCAGATACCAGGTTGTGCCCGATCTGTCTGAGTGGTTCGTGTAA